Genomic DNA from Deinococcus malanensis:
GCCGGAACTCGGGAAGTGGAACCGGACGTCTTTCCTTTCACGGTCCCTGCACTATAGACCGGCGGCCTCTGATGTTGAAGTCTCCTGATTGAATAAAAAGAAGTGATGATAAAAAGAAATGATCATCATCAGGCAATGAGCTTGTTTTCCGTCCTGGAAAGCTCTTATCACGTCAAACTGACCGAGATGTCCGAAGCAGGTCGCCAGAAACTGACCGAGATGTCCGAACGACCAGGGCTTTTCCAGCCAAAATGTCCGAACTCCACAAAAGCGATCAGCCGAGATGTCCGAGCTTGAGGTGGCCAGGATGTCCGAATCCATCAGACTGAATTGACCGAGATGTCCGAACTCCCTCTGGGCATGTTCAGGAAAAATCAGCCGAGATGTCCGAACTTTAGGAGGTCATTCGAGGTTCACCACCTCGGACATCTTGGTTACAGGCGTGGTCAGCGGATTTCCGGCATGAAGGCTCAGGGACAGCGTTTTCCACGCAGTCTTTTGCAGGCAACCAAGATGTCCGAACCTGAGTGGCCAAGATGTCCGAAGAATGCAGGCCCCTCATCCAATAACAGGGTCACATGACGGTCCAGCTTCACATACCCCCGGACATCTCGGTCAGTTCTGACGTCGATGTGACGGAATGATCGGACAACTCGGTCAGATGGCTGCCACATCACCCGTCCACCTCACCGTCTTACATGCCTCGTCTTCGGACATCTTGGACAGTGCGTAACGCAGAGGTTCCTGTGGTCTGCCAGCAGGTGCCACCAGGAATCAGATTGACCTGCAGGGCAATCAAGACGATTCTGCGCTGATCCAGCCACCAGCAATGGCGAGCAGGGTGCTGAACATTGAGAGAGAGCTTGCCGGCTATGTGCTCCAGCGCCCCTTCGCCTCGGGCCATGCCGATGCCTTGCTCCACAGAGAAGCCCCATGCCAGCTGCAGTGAGCGGCTTGCCGGTGGTCTTGGACGAGATGGTAGTGCGGCTGAAGGCCCAGGACCGGACAGACAGGTTCGGTCCACCGACGCGACAGGTGAAACACAGCGGTTCCACCGTGTGGCCCCGTCAGTGTGCGTCTGTGTATGAGGCCCGGACCTATAAAACCGGCTGGTGTGAACGCCGGAATCCTGTCTGCCAGCGTGTGGGGAGCTGTGAAGTGCTCAAGTGTGTCATCGGACGGAGGTGATGCAGGGCGGCCACGAGTCATTTTGTTGCCGGAAGTCATTGGATCACTCAGGTTTGCCACCGTGGGATCGGCGGGGGAGAGCAGCATGCAGAACCCAAGGCCAACATGGACATCGTGTGCTCAAGGCGATGACGGGAATCTCCTCCGGCAGCGAAAGCGATGCTCAATCCGGACGACTGAAGACCGATTGCGCAGTTGTGCGGGATGCGAATGGGGAGCCTGGGCTCCCCATTCGCATGAGAGTCGGTCAGGTCAGTTGTGGAATCCTGCTCAGGGTGCGGAGATTAACGAGACCGGCGTGATTTCAGATATGGGAAGAGATCACTGCGGGATACCCCCACCCGCACGTGCAGCCGTTGCCAGAGAGAGTACAGGCCCCTCTTTTCTCGTCAACGCCACGCATATACTGCTGTGTGCGTCACTACCTGTTTCTCATCGCAAGTGCCCGGCACGGGGGCAACACTGAGCAACTTGCCCGGCAGGCCGCTCAGGGCATTCCCGATCAGATGGACACCACGTGGCTTCGCCTCCGGGACTATCCGCTCCAACCCTTTGAGGACTGGCGGCACACCACGGGTGTCTACCCACAACCGGAAGGGCATGCCAGGACGCTTCTGGATGCAACAATGGCGGCGTCAGACATCGTGTTTGTCGCCCCGGTCTACTGGTACAGCGTTCCCACAGACTTGAAACGGTACCTGGATGAATGGAGTGCCTGGCTGCGCGTTCCCGACCTAGGATTCAGGCAAGGGATGCACAGCAAGCGCTTCTGGACAATTGCCACGAGCGCTGGTACCCCTGAACAAGCCCGACCGATGCTCGAGTCCATTCGCCTGTGTGTCAGCTATTTCGGAGCACCGTTTATGGGCGAACTGCTTGGGAACGGGAGCAAACCTGGTGATTCGCTGAATGACCCAGTCGTGAGAGACGCCGCCCAGCGCTTCTTTCATCAGTGACAGCTGTTTGACCGGCTTCTGCGCTTGCTGGACTGATTGTTGTCGCTGAGTACTCTCAGCCACAATCAACCCACGAGAGCATCAAGGATGTGGTCCTTGAGTAACTCCTTTTCTCGGAATTGTGGCGCCTGCGCGGGTTTCCAGCCTCCATCCTACCGAGTTGCAGTCCACTACCGAGTTGCACTCCAATGCGTTGGATCTTTAAACACTCGCGGCATTATGGCGGGTCTGTGAGGGCGCCGGGAAGCGTTCGAACTGCTGTGTGGTGATTACGCCGAGTGGTACCTGCCGCTCGCCAGCTTCAGTCCTACCCAGAAGCACGTTGAAGCCACCGTGATCCCAGAACTGCTGGCATAAGCCGAGCAGAGGTTCACTCCTCTCTAAGTCCTCTACAAAGGGAGTCTTCTACCGCCGGGGCAGTCAGATTCATAAACCAGGAATAGGTACGGCAACAGGACGGATGGTCTGTCCTTGCTGCTGAGCAGTATTCAGTAATGTGGTCGCGCTGCGGTTCAGTTGCTGAATGCCCTGTTCATTGAAGCGGCCGTTTTTCAGGTCGTCGCCCACAGCAGTGAGTGACTTGCTGAAGTTGGGGAGCAGGGCCCCGATTCTCTTAAGAAAGGGATCCTGAGTATTTCTGGTCATCTTGATGGCGGAATTGACCTGATAGCCAGCAAACAGAAGGGCAGCGCCTGCTTTAACGATATTCGTTCTCTGGTTTGGTGCGCCCACTTTGAACTCGTACTGTCGATATGGTTTCCAGACCCAGGTGTTGAAAGCGTAGTACGCTGCCCCTAGGTGGAAAACAAACTTCGCTTTCTCGAGCGCGGTTGCTTGTGCTCCCTGAAGTGGGGCAGTGATAACGAGAGTGGCAGCCAACACAATAGCCGGGCGGATTTGTAACATTGGTTCAGTCTCAGTGCCCCACAAGCCCCACATGTGAAAATCGGGTACAAGCGACTTGTCGTATCTGCCGTTCTGCTTGAGCAGATACTCATATTGAACGGGAACCAAGCGGGTCACCGGCACCAAGCACATGCCTGCGCAAGCCCAGTGAAGCGGTCTAAGCCTTTAACAAAGCGCACGTGATCAGATGACGGGTCGCGAAGGACCGGCGCAACTCCGTGTGACACCGACCGTCGCCACATTCAGGGTGTGCTTGCCCTATCCTGAAATGCCTCTGGCGGGCCCGCTAATCCTGCCCACTGAGCAAAATCCCGATAGCATTGGAGGGCAGGATGTTAGGAAGCGGACCCCAAACAGTCCGCTCTCCCTCCCGTCCCGGGTTCGGAGGCGACTTGCCAGCAACGACCGGGCTCGCCTGACGTCAGGTGGAGAGGCAGGGGTGGGACGCCATGACCCGGTTGTCCTCGCGGGGACGAATGAGCGTGGAGGGGTGTGACCACGCCATTCCGCAGGAGCGGCCGGATGTCATTGCACACGCCGTCGGGCGCGTTGTTGAGGCGGTTGCGCCGACCAACAACTGATTGCACGGGTGTGGGCATTGCGGCAGGCTGAACTATAATTTTCACGGCCGCCCGACAACTTACCGAGCACCACACGGACCGGACGTTAGCGGTGCAGGACGTGATCGGTGTCATGCGGGCGCAAGGGACGCCGCATCTGGACCTCATGATCGGCCGGCATATGAGTCCGTTCAATTACGTCAATGCAGCGGGGTATCAGGCAGGCATCTACTCGGATCTGGAGGGGGTGGCGCAGGGGCGGTACCGGTTGTTGTCTGCTGGCCTGAAGGAGAAGCGTTGCTGCATGGGATGCAGGAGTGGACTGCTCTCACTCTGTCCGCCTGGGCAGAGGAGTCACCTGTGGCTCACCATCAATGGTGCACTGGAGGGGTGAACTCTTACCAATGGCATCCAAGTGCTTCCGGAAGGCCTGCTCAATCAGATCGTAGATGCTGGTGTACGTTCGGCTTGCCAGCAGCTTGGCAAGAAGTTGATGCGCTTGCTGATTGACATACAGAGGAGTACGCTAGGGCAATAGTAAATAAAGTTTCTTAACTGAGGTCCATGATGAGTCAGCCCCAGCGCCTCCGGCGCCTGAACCGCCGTCAGATTCTCACTACGCTGTTCGATCACGACCAGCTGACTCGTCCCCAACTGGCAGCCCTCACTGGCCTGTCCAAAGTCACCGTGAACGCTGTCGTGCAGGACCTCATTGAACAGAACGTTGTGCATCTGGTTACTGGAACCAGCCACACCACCGGCCGAGTTCCCCAGGCTGTAGAGCTCC
This window encodes:
- a CDS encoding flavodoxin family protein; its protein translation is MRHYLFLIASARHGGNTEQLARQAAQGIPDQMDTTWLRLRDYPLQPFEDWRHTTGVYPQPEGHARTLLDATMAASDIVFVAPVYWYSVPTDLKRYLDEWSAWLRVPDLGFRQGMHSKRFWTIATSAGTPEQARPMLESIRLCVSYFGAPFMGELLGNGSKPGDSLNDPVVRDAAQRFFHQ